AGCAGTCGGACCTCGGCCAAAAAGAGCACCACATCTGAAGCTTAAATATACTTGACCCCCCGAATACCTCAACCACCGCAGCCCTATTCTCAATCGTATCTATAAATCATACAGCTAACACATACTCACAATGCCGCAATCGAATACCTACGTGCTAGGAGTGGGCATGACCCAATTCCTCAAGCCGCGTCGTACTAGGGAATACCCAGAGCTCGGGTACGAGGCCGGGGTGAAGGCAATGCAAGATGCAAAAATCACGTACGATGATGTCGAAGCCGGTATCGCTTGCTACTGCTATGGTGATACCACCAGTGGACAGCGTATTTTCTATCAGTTTGGACAGACATCCATCCCAATATACAACACAAATAACGCCTGCGCAACGGGTTCCGCCGGGCTGCATCTTGCCCGAACGTTGGTGAAGAACGGAGGCGCCAACTGCGTCTTAGCTTTGGGCTTTGAGCAGATGCGTCCAGGGTCCATCAAGTCGGTTTGGGACGACCGCCCAAGTTCTGTTGGCCCATCTACAGCACTGATGGAGAAGACGCATGGAAAGCATAAGAGTCCGAGGAATGCGCAGTACTTCGCAAATGCTGGCGTCGAGTACATGAAGAAGTATACAGCCCTTTCAACTTTCCTGGGTATACCTGGCAATACATGCTAATAATATCCCAGATATGGCGCAAAAGCAGAAGACTTCGCCGAGATCGCCCGTGTCTCGCACGAGCACTCCCAGCGCAACCCCTACTCCCAATTCCGAACTGCATACACTCTGCAAGAGATCCTAGACTCCGGCGTCATTCACGCTCCGATCACAAAGCTTCAATGTAGTCCAACCAGTGACggcgccgccgcagccgtGGTCGTTTCGCAGAGCTTCCTCGACGCCCGCCCACACCTAAAGTCCCAAGCAATCCTAATCGCAGGCCAGCAACTCCTCACCGACGATCCATCCGTCTACTCAGGGAGTGCCATTGACCTCGTCGGCTGGGGAATGACGAAGCGCGCAGTGACACAGGCCATGGCCGAAGCAGGCGTCACGTCAAAAGATATCTCTGTCTGCGAACTGCACGACTGTTTCTCCGCAAACgagctcatcctcctcgactGTCTTGGTTTCTCAGAACCCGGCAAAGCTCACGAACTCGTCCGCCGCGGCGATATCACATACGGCGGCAAGGGACCTGTCATTAACCCCTCTGGTGGACTGATCTCAAAGGGCCACCCTCTAGGAGCCACGGGTCTAGCGCAGTGTGCAGAACTGACATGGCAGCTTCGCGGGTGGGCGAATAACCGACTTGTAGAGAATACCTCTGTAGCGCTGCAGCACAACCTGGGTCTTGGGGGTGCGGTCGTGGTGACGGTGTATAAGCGCGCGGATGGAGGCGCGAATCCCAAGCTTTCCGATGCGGAGGTTGTTGCTGCATCTGGGGTTGGGTATAACCCTGCCACTGAGGCGCGGTTCGTTAAGCCTGCCGATGCAGAAAGGGTTCGGAGTCGCGTCAGGTCGGATTATCCGTTGGAGGATACGGTGAAGAAGCTTTCTGCGAGGATCTAGTGGTTGGGCCATGGTCGTTATGTACCTGCCTGTTGTCAATAAGGAATTCGCTTGATAGTCCTATAATGATTATTTCTTTCTGCAGTCGATGCTGTCGGGGAAGATGTGATCCAACACCGTATGGTATGGTTCATCCAGAAGCGTCCGGCGTAAGTGTTATTGAATAAGAAGCTTTAGAGTGGAGATATATATCGCGAGGCGACGTACTTAATCAAATCGATACACAGCTCACACATAGGATTGTTGTCATGTATAaggaattaaaatataatacagATTGTTATATTCAGAAGCAGTCCTAACAGACAATAAATAATAACCAACACATTTAAAAAACAAATTGGTAGGGCTGCGTACGCAGGTGGtgtggaaaaaagaaaaaagaaacgacCAAGACGCGACTCGAACGCGCAATCTTTGCTGATTTCCTCACCGGAAAGCAACGCCTTACCATTAGGCCACTCGGCCGGTTGTTATGCTGATCGATTGACTTTTGATTTATAAGCTAGCGGTTAGAAAATGTTGCGATTGATCAAACTATACGGACACCACAATATGGACTTCCAGGAGAATGGCTACTCTGACTTATCTATTTAGCTTAGAGATAAGAGGTAATTTGATGGCCCGGTAACAAAATTTCTAGAAGTCGATATCTACAGGAGGAACTGCTATGTTACCCTCTGCCACAAGCACAGCAGTTCCTGAGATACGAATATCCACCATATCGGATCCCGCATTCTTATGCACAGTCAAATTCATCAGACACCGTC
Above is a window of Aspergillus puulaauensis MK2 DNA, chromosome 2, nearly complete sequence DNA encoding:
- a CDS encoding uncharacterized protein (COG:I;~EggNog:ENOG410PVCB;~InterPro:IPR016039,IPR020613,IPR020617,IPR020616, IPR002155;~PFAM:PF00108,PF02803;~go_function: GO:0016746 - transferase activity, transferring acyl groups [Evidence IEA];~go_function: GO:0016747 - transferase activity, transferring acyl groups other than amino-acyl groups [Evidence IEA]), giving the protein MPQSNTYVLGVGMTQFLKPRRTREYPELGYEAGVKAMQDAKITYDDVEAGIACYCYGDTTSGQRIFYQFGQTSIPIYNTNNACATGSAGLHLARTLVKNGGANCVLALGFEQMRPGSIKSVWDDRPSSVGPSTALMEKTHGKHKSPRNAQYFANAGVEYMKKYGAKAEDFAEIARVSHEHSQRNPYSQFRTAYTLQEILDSGVIHAPITKLQCSPTSDGAAAAVVVSQSFLDARPHLKSQAILIAGQQLLTDDPSVYSGSAIDLVGWGMTKRAVTQAMAEAGVTSKDISVCELHDCFSANELILLDCLGFSEPGKAHELVRRGDITYGGKGPVINPSGGLISKGHPLGATGLAQCAELTWQLRGWANNRLVENTSVALQHNLGLGGAVVVTVYKRADGGANPKLSDAEVVAASGVGYNPATEARFVKPADAERVRSRVRSDYPLEDTVKKLSARI